A single window of Pseudomonas marginalis DNA harbors:
- a CDS encoding OprD family porin has product MKNSLTFTPLFLAIAATIVPLAHAADTTPADGFVEGSHLNINTRNYYMNRDRRDIHTDDSKEWGQGFIGTFESGYTQGTVGFGLDAHAMLGLKLDGGGGTDGSSILPYGSTDGSGKAPGSFSTAGGTLKMRAFDTELKAGDLFLNNPVIAGGMTRMLPQTFRGVSLSNHSFDGWMLEGGQASFTKLYNQSGHRRIGTSYGALPSNADSQHMNWAGVSFSGIPGVTSNLYASELKDVWHQYYYDLDYTYALNDLVSLNPGLHYYHTQDTGQSLLGDIDNNTYSLHLTVGVGHHSVTAAYQRVNGNTPFDYISQGDSVYLDNSQQYSDFNGPNERSWKLKYAYDFAGLGMPGLTSAVSYISGKTDLTKVDPQSRGYSAWYSADGKDAKHWERDIDLKYVVQGGKAKDLAVRLQWATNRGSHGYSAVDRDVDEYRVIVDYPINVF; this is encoded by the coding sequence GTGAAGAACTCGCTGACGTTCACCCCGTTATTCCTCGCGATTGCAGCAACGATCGTTCCCCTTGCCCACGCGGCAGACACCACCCCCGCCGACGGATTCGTCGAAGGCTCGCACCTCAACATCAACACCCGCAACTACTACATGAACCGCGACCGTCGCGACATCCACACCGATGACAGCAAGGAATGGGGCCAGGGTTTTATAGGCACCTTCGAATCCGGCTACACACAGGGCACCGTCGGCTTCGGCCTGGACGCCCACGCCATGCTCGGCCTCAAGCTCGACGGCGGTGGCGGCACCGACGGTTCCAGCATCCTTCCCTACGGCAGCACTGACGGCAGCGGCAAAGCGCCCGGTTCGTTTTCCACCGCAGGGGGCACCTTGAAGATGCGCGCCTTCGATACCGAGTTGAAGGCCGGCGACCTGTTCCTCAACAACCCGGTGATCGCCGGCGGCATGACGCGCATGCTGCCGCAGACTTTCCGTGGCGTGAGCCTGAGCAACCACAGTTTCGACGGCTGGATGCTCGAAGGCGGCCAGGCCAGCTTCACCAAGCTCTACAACCAGAGCGGCCACCGACGCATCGGCACCAGCTATGGCGCATTGCCGAGCAACGCTGACAGCCAGCACATGAATTGGGCGGGCGTGTCGTTCAGCGGCATCCCGGGAGTGACCAGCAACCTGTACGCTTCCGAACTCAAGGACGTGTGGCACCAGTACTACTACGACCTGGACTACACCTACGCGCTGAACGACCTGGTCAGCCTCAACCCGGGCCTGCACTACTACCACACCCAGGACACCGGCCAGTCGCTGCTCGGGGATATCGACAACAACACCTACAGCCTGCACCTCACCGTCGGCGTGGGTCACCACAGCGTCACCGCCGCCTACCAGCGGGTCAACGGCAACACGCCGTTCGACTACATCAGCCAGGGCGACAGCGTGTACCTGGACAACTCTCAGCAATACTCGGACTTCAACGGCCCCAATGAGCGCTCATGGAAGCTCAAGTACGCCTACGACTTCGCGGGCCTCGGCATGCCTGGCCTTACCTCGGCGGTGTCCTACATCAGCGGTAAGACCGATCTGACAAAAGTCGACCCGCAAAGCCGTGGCTACAGTGCCTGGTACAGCGCTGACGGCAAGGACGCCAAGCACTGGGAACGGGATATCGATTTGAAGTATGTGGTGCAGGGTGGCAAGGCCAAGGATTTGGCCGTGCGCCTGCAATGGGCGACCAATCGCGGCAGTCATGGCTACTCGGCGGTAGACCGGGATGTGGATGAATACCGGGTGATCGTCGACTACCCGATCAACGTGTTCTAA
- the ftsA gene encoding cell division protein FtsA, producing the protein MANVQSGKMIVGLDIGTSKVVALVGEVGEDGTIEIVGIGTHPSRGLKKGVVVNIESTVQSIQRAIEEAQLMAGCRIHSAFVGVAGNHIRSLNSHGIVAIRDREVSAADLERVLDAAQAVAIPADQRVLHTLPQDYVIDNQEGVREPLGMSGVRLEAKVHVVTCAVNAAQNIEKCVRRCGLEIDDIILEQLASAYSVLTDDEKELGVCLVDIGGGTTDIAIFTEGAIRHTAVIPIAGDQVTNDIAMALRTPTQYAEEIKIRYACALAKLAGAGETIKVPSVGDRPPRELSRQALAEVVEPRYDELFTLIQAELRRSGYEDLIPAGIVLTGGTSKMEGAVELAEEIFHMPVRLGVPHGVKGLGDVVRNPIYSTGVGLLLYGLQKQTDGISLSGPSNRDSYRSDDEAKAPLFERLQAWVKGNF; encoded by the coding sequence ATGGCAAACGTGCAAAGCGGCAAAATGATCGTCGGTCTCGATATCGGCACCTCCAAGGTGGTGGCGCTGGTGGGCGAGGTCGGGGAAGACGGCACGATCGAAATCGTCGGTATTGGCACGCATCCTTCCCGTGGCCTGAAGAAGGGCGTGGTGGTCAACATCGAGTCCACCGTGCAATCGATCCAGCGCGCCATCGAAGAAGCGCAGCTGATGGCCGGTTGCCGGATTCACTCGGCGTTCGTCGGCGTGGCGGGCAACCATATCCGCAGCCTGAACTCCCACGGCATCGTGGCGATTCGCGACCGCGAAGTCAGCGCGGCCGACCTTGAGCGCGTCCTCGACGCCGCCCAGGCCGTGGCGATCCCGGCTGACCAGCGCGTGCTGCACACCCTGCCGCAGGACTACGTGATCGATAACCAGGAAGGCGTCCGCGAGCCCCTGGGCATGTCGGGCGTGCGTCTGGAAGCCAAGGTCCACGTGGTGACCTGTGCCGTCAACGCCGCGCAGAACATTGAAAAATGCGTGCGCCGCTGCGGCCTGGAAATCGACGACATCATTCTCGAGCAGCTTGCCTCCGCGTATTCGGTACTGACCGACGACGAAAAAGAGCTTGGCGTATGCCTGGTGGACATCGGCGGCGGCACCACCGACATCGCGATCTTCACCGAGGGTGCTATTCGTCACACCGCCGTGATCCCGATTGCCGGCGACCAGGTGACCAACGACATCGCCATGGCGCTGCGTACACCGACCCAGTACGCCGAAGAAATCAAGATCCGCTACGCCTGCGCCCTGGCCAAGCTGGCCGGTGCCGGTGAAACCATCAAGGTGCCAAGCGTGGGCGACCGTCCACCGCGTGAGTTGTCGCGCCAGGCCCTGGCTGAAGTGGTCGAGCCGCGCTACGACGAGCTGTTCACACTGATCCAGGCTGAACTGCGCCGCAGCGGCTACGAAGATTTGATCCCGGCCGGCATCGTGCTGACCGGTGGCACCTCGAAGATGGAAGGCGCGGTCGAACTGGCCGAGGAAATCTTCCACATGCCGGTCCGCCTGGGTGTTCCCCATGGCGTCAAAGGCCTGGGCGACGTGGTGCGCAACCCGATTTATTCCACCGGTGTGGGCTTGCTGTTGTACGGGCTGCAAAAGCAGACCGACGGCATTTCCCTGTCGGGCCCAAGCAACCGTGACAGCTACCGCAGCGACGACGAGGCCAAGGCGCCGTTGTTCGAGCGGTTGCAGGCTTGGGTTAAAGGCAATTTCTAA
- a CDS encoding sensor domain-containing diguanylate cyclase, whose amino-acid sequence MSQRHVRILPARPELLMVLGSGITVVLIVVIVAALLIREHASTLQAATRSTTNIAQLINADVLRNVELYDLALKGLIAARQRDDLSQVTANIQHLVQFELSTAAPFKGEVLLLDADGAVIADSSTLQPTPRNFASRDYFQVHAKDAQAGLFISRPFKIHCDCDQVWRMAFSRRVSGPNGEFASVAVATMRLAYFDQLFSTLTIGNGSSVNLLSNRGILLAQQPLLERDMIDKDLSERPNFKRMLREGSGSFQAISAISGKERLYTFTNVGDLPLIVVVALSSEDVFAPWKRAALLTSGATGILCIGLLWLTWMLRRELRRRYRAERVLSELAATDALTGLANRRILDERLRLEWDRAQRSLEPLTVLMIDVDHFKAFNDRHGHHGGDAALRTVAQVINSNIRRPADLAARYGGEEFAVVLPNTDAKGAWVIAEHIRSSIEHLPRVAGDEQPITASIGMSTRDKRSRMSLEALLLSADRALYEAKHTGRNRIVDASEG is encoded by the coding sequence ATGAGCCAACGCCATGTCCGTATCCTGCCCGCACGCCCAGAACTGTTAATGGTTTTGGGCAGCGGTATCACTGTTGTCTTGATCGTGGTCATCGTCGCAGCGTTGCTGATCCGCGAACACGCCAGCACCCTGCAGGCCGCTACGCGCTCAACCACCAATATTGCGCAGTTGATCAATGCCGACGTGCTGCGCAACGTCGAACTCTACGACCTGGCCCTCAAGGGGTTGATTGCTGCCAGGCAACGCGATGACCTGTCCCAGGTTACGGCGAATATCCAGCACCTGGTGCAGTTTGAGTTGTCTACCGCTGCGCCGTTCAAAGGCGAAGTCCTGTTGCTGGACGCAGATGGCGCAGTGATCGCGGACTCTTCTACCCTGCAGCCCACCCCGCGCAACTTTGCCAGCCGCGATTACTTCCAGGTGCATGCCAAAGACGCCCAGGCCGGTTTGTTCATCAGCCGACCGTTCAAGATCCACTGCGATTGCGACCAGGTCTGGCGCATGGCGTTCAGTCGGCGCGTATCAGGCCCCAATGGTGAATTTGCCAGCGTTGCCGTCGCAACCATGCGCCTGGCGTACTTCGATCAGCTTTTCAGTACGCTCACCATCGGCAACGGCAGCAGCGTCAACCTGCTGAGCAACCGAGGCATTTTGCTCGCCCAGCAACCGCTGCTGGAGCGCGACATGATCGACAAGGACCTGAGCGAACGTCCTAACTTCAAGCGCATGCTGCGCGAAGGCAGTGGCAGCTTCCAGGCCATCTCTGCCATCAGCGGCAAGGAGCGCCTGTACACCTTCACCAATGTCGGAGACCTGCCGCTGATCGTGGTAGTAGCCCTGTCCAGTGAAGATGTATTCGCCCCCTGGAAGCGCGCCGCACTGCTGACCAGTGGCGCCACGGGCATCCTGTGTATCGGCTTGTTATGGCTGACCTGGATGCTGCGCCGGGAACTGCGCCGCCGTTATCGCGCAGAGCGCGTACTGTCAGAACTGGCAGCCACCGACGCCCTGACCGGCCTGGCCAACCGCCGCATCCTCGACGAACGCCTGCGCCTTGAATGGGACCGCGCGCAACGTTCGCTCGAACCACTGACCGTGCTGATGATCGACGTGGACCACTTCAAAGCCTTCAACGACCGCCACGGCCATCATGGTGGCGATGCAGCACTGCGTACGGTGGCCCAGGTGATCAACAGCAATATCCGCCGTCCTGCCGACCTCGCGGCGCGTTACGGCGGCGAGGAGTTCGCGGTTGTACTGCCCAATACGGACGCCAAGGGCGCGTGGGTCATCGCCGAGCATATCCGCAGCAGCATCGAACATTTGCCGCGGGTGGCGGGGGATGAGCAGCCGATCACGGCGAGCATCGGCATGAGCACCCGGGACAAGCGCAGCCGGATGTCCCTGGAGGCCTTGCTGCTCAGTGCGGACCGCGCGTTGTATGAGGCCAAGCACACGGGGCGCAATCGGATTGTGGATGCCAGTGAGGGGTGA
- the lpxC gene encoding UDP-3-O-acyl-N-acetylglucosamine deacetylase — MIKQRTLKNIIRATGVGLHSGEKVYLTLKPAPVDTGIVFVRADLDPVVQIPARAENVGETTMSTTLVNGDVKVDTVEHLLSAMAGLGIDNAYVELSASEVPIMDGSAGPFVFLIQSAGLEEQDAAKKFIRILREVTVEDGDKRATFVPFEGFKVSFEIDFDHPVFRDRTQSASVDFSSTSFVKEVSRARTFGFMSDIEYLRKHNLALGGSVENAIVVDADGVLNEDGLRYEDEFVKHKILDAIGDLYLLGNSLIGEFKGFKSGHALNNQLLRKLIEQTDAWEVVTFEDASTAPISYMRPVAAV, encoded by the coding sequence ATGATTAAACAACGCACCCTGAAGAATATTATTCGTGCCACAGGTGTAGGTCTGCACTCCGGGGAGAAGGTATACCTGACCCTCAAGCCTGCACCTGTCGACACCGGCATCGTGTTTGTGCGTGCCGACCTGGACCCTGTGGTGCAGATTCCTGCTCGCGCGGAAAATGTTGGCGAAACCACGATGTCGACCACGTTGGTCAACGGTGACGTCAAAGTGGACACGGTGGAGCACTTGCTCTCGGCCATGGCCGGTTTGGGCATCGATAACGCCTACGTCGAGCTCTCCGCGTCCGAAGTCCCGATCATGGATGGCAGCGCTGGACCCTTCGTATTCTTGATTCAATCTGCCGGCCTGGAAGAACAGGACGCAGCCAAGAAGTTCATACGCATTCTGCGGGAAGTGACAGTAGAAGACGGCGACAAGCGCGCCACCTTCGTCCCGTTCGAAGGCTTTAAAGTGAGCTTTGAGATCGATTTCGATCACCCGGTATTCCGTGACCGCACCCAGAGTGCAAGCGTGGATTTTTCCAGCACTTCGTTCGTAAAAGAAGTCAGCCGCGCCCGTACCTTTGGTTTCATGAGTGACATCGAGTACCTGCGCAAGCACAACCTCGCACTCGGCGGCAGCGTTGAAAACGCCATTGTGGTCGACGCGGATGGTGTACTGAACGAAGACGGCCTTCGCTATGAAGACGAATTCGTGAAGCACAAGATCCTCGATGCAATCGGTGACCTCTACCTGCTGGGCAATAGCCTGATAGGCGAGTTCAAAGGCTTCAAGTCGGGCCACGCCCTTAACAACCAGCTGCTGCGCAAGTTGATTGAGCAGACAGACGCTTGGGAAGTCGTGACCTTCGAAGATGCCAGCACCGCACCGATCTCTTACATGCGTCCCGTTGCGGCGGTGTAA
- the ftsZ gene encoding cell division protein FtsZ yields MFELVDNIPASPVIKVIGVGGGGGNAVNHMVKSNIEGVEFICANTDAQALKSIGARTILQLGTAVTKGLGAGANPEVGRQAALEDRERIAEVLQGTNMVFITTGMGGGTGTGAAPIIAEVAKEMGILTVAVVTRPFPFEGRKRMQIADEGIRLLSESVDSLITIPNEKLLTILGKDASLLSAFAKADDVLAGAVRGISDIIKRPGMINVDFADVRTVMSEMGMAMMGTGCASGPNRAREATEAAIRNPLLEDVNLQGARGILVNITAGPDLSLGEYSDVGSIIEAFASEHAMVKVGTVIDPDMRDELHVTVVATGLGAKIEKPVKVIDNTLHNSQASHASQAAAAPAPSRQELPSVNYRDLDRPTVMRNQAQAGAAASRSPNPQDDLDYLDIPAFLRRQAD; encoded by the coding sequence ATGTTCGAACTCGTAGACAACATCCCCGCCAGCCCGGTCATCAAAGTGATCGGTGTCGGCGGTGGCGGCGGCAACGCTGTCAACCATATGGTCAAGAGCAACATTGAAGGCGTTGAATTCATCTGCGCCAACACTGACGCCCAGGCGCTGAAAAGCATCGGCGCGCGGACCATCCTGCAATTGGGCACAGCCGTGACCAAGGGCCTCGGCGCCGGCGCCAATCCGGAAGTCGGCCGTCAAGCCGCCCTGGAAGACCGCGAGCGTATTGCCGAAGTGCTGCAGGGCACCAACATGGTGTTCATCACCACGGGCATGGGTGGCGGTACCGGTACCGGTGCAGCGCCGATCATTGCCGAAGTGGCCAAGGAAATGGGGATTCTGACGGTTGCGGTCGTGACCCGTCCGTTCCCGTTCGAAGGCCGCAAGCGCATGCAGATCGCCGACGAAGGTATCCGTCTGCTGTCTGAAAGCGTCGACTCGTTGATCACCATTCCCAACGAGAAGCTGCTGACCATCCTGGGCAAGGACGCGAGCCTGCTGTCCGCGTTCGCCAAGGCTGACGATGTACTGGCCGGTGCCGTTCGCGGTATCTCCGACATCATCAAGCGCCCGGGCATGATCAACGTCGACTTTGCCGACGTCCGTACTGTCATGAGCGAAATGGGCATGGCGATGATGGGCACTGGCTGCGCCAGCGGTCCGAACCGTGCACGCGAAGCCACTGAAGCGGCCATCCGCAACCCGTTGCTGGAAGACGTGAACCTGCAAGGCGCACGCGGCATCCTGGTGAATATCACCGCCGGTCCTGACCTGTCCCTGGGTGAGTACTCCGACGTGGGTAGCATCATCGAAGCCTTCGCTTCCGAGCACGCCATGGTCAAGGTCGGTACCGTTATCGACCCGGACATGCGCGACGAGCTGCACGTGACCGTGGTTGCCACCGGCCTGGGCGCGAAAATCGAGAAGCCTGTGAAGGTCATCGACAACACCCTGCATAACAGCCAGGCCAGCCACGCGAGCCAAGCGGCTGCCGCTCCAGCGCCTTCGCGCCAGGAACTGCCGTCGGTGAACTACCGTGACCTGGATCGTCCGACCGTGATGCGCAACCAGGCTCAGGCCGGTGCTGCGGCGTCCCGTAGCCCGAATCCGCAAGATGATCTGGACTACCTGGACATCCCGGCATTCCTGCGTCGTCAGGCCGATTAA